acaaacgcttgttagcgattgaaaaaaaactgtaacaatcACATAACaattaaatgtaggcctaggccttgATAGATTTATAGACCATGTTAAGGATCACAAATGAAAAATGTCCAGACATTATGATATAACACCAACAATAACAGAGTTTATTAATCATATATTTGAAAATAAATTTGGCTGGATGAcattatgtaataataatatgaaacgcacggataacaatagtgtgctttgcttgcagcaagcacactaataaattGACAAGTCGGTAGgataaagttgtgtgtgtggtcttctcTGCTGCTTTGAATGCCTATGCAATTCCAATACCAACCAGCAGGGCAATAAGAAACGCCAGGTTTCCCAGGAAAAACACTACCAGGAGAATCACCTCGGTGTGTACCTGCAGGACAGAAGAAATTTGGAGCTCAATCTGATATGACCTTTGATCACAAAACACATGCAATAAATATCCACACAAGTAGGCTAGTCTACACAGAGACCTCAGCAActgataagatagatagatagatagatagatactttattgatccccaaggggaaattcaagataagATAAGCCTGCACATATTTcagtgagtaggcctacttacaGATCCAAAGACATTTCCATCTCCATCTTCATCTGTAAGGATGCAAAAGCACAAGTAAGCTACAACAGTAATAGAATACCCAAACCCCCTCTCCAACTACAAAACGAGCTGTGCCACCTTACCTTTTTGTTTCCACCTCATATGAAGATCTTGCAAGGCAAATAACAGTGCCTCCCAGGCCACAAACCCTCCCATCACCTTCTGCATCCACTTCTCCTGGGAACTGTCCATCATATACAAGCCTGTAAATATGGCTGCCACTGGggaagagggaaggaaggagaggtggAACATTTTTTAGACCTTTATGTTCATACATGATATTTTTCCAGTTGCTCATCCATGATATAATTGCACTTGTACTGCCACTGCAAAGATATTGATTTTGTCAGAAAATTCCAAAGCAATTCAAACACAAAGCTAAGATATATTACCTGCCAGGCCTTTGATTGCTAAAGCGTTCAAAAAGTGAAACCAGTTGAAAACAAATCTCCTGGAGgggaaaacagaacaaaaaaacaaaggttGATGTAACCATGATGTAATCCACAGGCAGATGGCCTCCAAATCACATGATATTTAATTTAAGAAACAAAatttaaaaaacatttgttttgtatatactctaaatattgaaatatttgctTACCAATAGTGTTGTGGCCCACAGCGAAAAAGAGCTGCAAAAGGCTGAATAAAGGACAAGATCATAACCAAACAGCCAAGTACTGGGTGTGACCCCtgtgaaaacacaaacaaccccaacatgcatgaccacacacacatacatacacacacacacacacacacacacacacacacacacacacacacacacacacacacacacacacacacacacacacacacacacacacacacacacacacacacacacacacacacacacacacacacacacacacacacacacacacacacacacacacacacaccattattacAGGTCTCTCATCCAAATTTTTATCTGCTTTAATTTCTTCGAGCAAATATTTGAACTACAAATTAACTCAACAGAGGTCACACTCACCCCACTCCAACCTTTGACAAAAGAGAAAGCCAAAATGAACGCAATGATGGTGGCAATCACAGAGAGGCCCATCAGAGATACATGAGCCTGAGCGGAAACAGATACGGAGGGCAGACTCATAAAACACCCCTCTGATTTTCAATAAATAGATGCAACAATACATTCAAAAACAAGTAATAAGTCATCAACACCAGTATACACTGAGACAGTTTTACTTAAATGCTCCAGTAAGAAGGTCATCTGGTTGAATCAGTGTAAGTCACTGCTGCAATCTCtctttaccgtaatttcccaactattagccgcagcttatatattgattttgcaaaatttcttaattgatgaggttaatacatgttaatacagttaatatggttttgtttcttataacttgcataaaacactgtcctgcggcttatatacaaTGCGGCTAAAACACAAGAAATTACTGTAGCAGGTGCAACAATTGTTTTGCTTAAGAAGCTCACCAGAAACCACAGATCTTTACCAAAGAACCCTCTTCCCTTGGTGACAGCCTTGAGATAGCGTGCTATTAGCATGCCAAGGCTTCCCGTAGTCATCCAAGCAATCAACATCAGAGCACCTGAATGAGaggaaaatactgtatgtaagcaAGTAATCCCTCTAAGGTTCAAGAGCATTACATACTTAACCACTGCTCACCGTGTGCTTTCATAATTTGAGGTCGCTGTGCCTTGGTGACGACTTGAGGTCTGGTGATGTTTATTTTTTGATCGCTAATAAATGTAGACGTTCCATGATACATGAGTGCACCTGTTGAAAGTGTTGGAGAGAACTGTTAAGTTAAAGAAGCCTGAAGTTAACTCTACTGTAGTGTTACAATGCTTAAGGTCGGATCCCATACCATTATTTGTGCTGCCATAGGCAAACAAAATGTAGTAGACAGATCCAACTGTACTCCTCTGGGTACTGATGGCATTCTTGGATACAAAGCTACAGCTGATAACTCCGTCCACAAATGATGTTTTAATGTCAGAAACATTTCCCTTTCAGGAAGTAAGCATACAAGACTTCAGTCCAGATAGGTCATCCTCCCTGGTTTGCACAGTTTGCTAAAAAAACATTCAACACAGTTACGGAGAAGTCTGAAAAATTAAGAGAAGTACCAGTGGTAGGATTTGTGGAGCCCTTCTTCCTGTAGAATAGGCATGCTGTACTTGAATAGTACTGTTGCTATCCATTCCGCATATGTAAATGTCATCATTTCCCTATGAAGAAGAAAAATGGGAGTAACAGCAACAATTTTATGTATGGGCACTAACACATGAGTTTGTAGGCTGTATTAATGGTCAACAGGAACTGTTACCGTCACCTTCTGTCATTAAACATTTTCTCAACAGGAGGGTATAATTTAGCACTTAATG
This is a stretch of genomic DNA from Sardina pilchardus chromosome 19, fSarPil1.1, whole genome shotgun sequence. It encodes these proteins:
- the zgc:163022 gene encoding putative ferric-chelate reductase 1, producing MTPNHQGSSPSSNPPPFTITVDRSDYSEGDEITVSLRANSTPFQGFLLQAREVGGSSPVGSFSALGAESRLLECGGLSNSSVSQSSGGQKTSVQSKWMAPQSGQLKDIEFRVTFVQNYPNYWVGIKSPVVVYNSRSPVGSTFSNVPVSSAGCGESKVCFSKPNDCDPASSSDCHFMSAMASPADSSVKFEIYGRSTGYIAFGFSDDQLMGNDDIYICGMDSNSTIQVQHAYSTGRRAPQILPLGNVSDIKTSFVDGVISCSFVSKNAISTQRSTVGSVYYILFAYGSTNNGALMYHGTSTFISDQKINITRPQVVTKAQRPQIMKAHGALMLIAWMTTGSLGMLIARYLKAVTKGRGFFGKDLWFLAHVSLMGLSVIATIIAFILAFSFVKGWSGGSHPVLGCLVMILSFIQPFAALFRCGPQHYWRFVFNWFHFLNALAIKGLAVAAIFTGLYMMDSSQEKWMQKVMGGFVAWEALLFALQDLHMRWKQKDEDGDGNVFGSVHTEVILLVVFFLGNLAFLIALLVGIGIA